AAACGTTTTGTCACATTGTGTGCATTTGAATTCACCGCTGCTATGACGTTTAACATGGCACAAACGTAGTCTATCTGTTACAAAACCGGCGCCGCATATCTCGCAAATGTAATTTCCGAAATGCGAATTCATATGCTCTTGTAATAACTTGAAAGTCCCGAACACAGTGAAACAAATAGCGCATTTTAATTCCGGCGAATCGAATCTGAAAGGAACGATTTGATTTTTCGCATCCATAAAGATCTTTTTCTTATGTTCATCCTTCAAATGACACATGAAATCATCGAGTTGGTATATATCTTTATCACACAACGCGCAGTTAAGAAAAGTGATATCTAATTTGATGACATGTTCTAAGGACTTAGCAGACATACGGCGGATCAgtttatcattgttatgttcttctaaaaagtgtttttttagttGAGTAGGTTCTTGAAATCGTTTGAAACAGACTGTGCAACCGTATCCGAGGCTGTCTTTGCAACGGATTGTGTTAGCGTTTGAGTTTAACAGTATGTTAGTCAGGTTAACTCGGTTCTTCACTATGTTGGACACACTGCCTCTCACGACGTCAGCCGGTGGTATTGAGATAAACTTCACATCAACACTCGATTTAACAGGCTCTATTTTGATTATCCTAGTTGCGGGACCTACAAAGAgaaatttttcaatattattgttgAGTTTTTGTtactgtatttaaattaatatttaacttagaagtactttaataatagtttttggaGAACTTTtgaaagttaattatattaattaagattaaGGATAGGGAGTTGTTGGAAACTGTTTTGAGTAGACACTTAAGTGTAAAAAGAAATAGTATGATAAGACTATTTACAGTAAATATCGTATAGTTAAATAGTAGTTCTAAGAGGGGTCATTTGGATatttaggtttctttcagtgagctcgtgaggtacccaattatcaagcttttttgtgtagagaaaagatttaattacaagttcatacacactataatgcgaaaagactttttccccgatctaataataactaaagttaataaaacatattttgtcataataattaaattctatttattttaataaatttaatttacatgaaACATAGaagcttaaatatttataactttaagtttaacgttgaaaatatttacaataaaaaataacaaatttaaataaaaaatctacaacCATTAACATTAgcttattaatttaaagaaatctattacatttaaatacgCTCCATTGCATCTTTTTGTATCTAAAAATAGCAACAGGTCGCTTTGCAGAATCATTATCAACCTAgcttttctttcaactatgttggagtcggcttccagtctcaccggatgcagctgaataccagtgttttacatgccgcgactgacctccacaacccagttacctgggttataacacgatacccttcggtaagaatggttgtcagactgtcaagcttctgactactgttaacgactgtcaaatcgTAGCGGCTTGTTGCTAAATTCAGACACAAAAATGTCGCGTTAGTGGCTCTATTTCATACGAATACGTCAGAATAAAAATTTATCTATAATCCTTCACAATAGTTTTACCCTCTTATTcctaaacacattataaacctattttagttaaaagctactaaaatatgttttctctttttcattttgctaagaagtgaaagaaacaaaacactttataagcctttcataacttcatatatttttatgaataagagggttaatatCTTACTCCAATATATTAGATAGGTCTAATTTAATAAGAattgcttttttaaaattagcTTATAGctagtaaaagtaataattgtCTGACcaataaacgtgttgtaagctgtgattagttatacagtgttttgtcacttacaatcaatgttgtaactgtatatgagtgaagacaaaacactgtatcactaatcacagcttacaacacgtttattagtaagacagaaagtttataatattgcaCAACAGTTCCAGTGagagacatttattttaaatttaatttattcaaaattaaattagaatttttacacttagatatttaattatttacaaatactcCTAACTCCGTCTGGTTATGGAAAGTAAATGGaagtatgataatattttatgcagaCGAAGAAATATCTACTTTTTAAGTCATTGAAAAAAACGGCTAAGCGGCATGACATTTGCGGCTCTTACGACGTTTCGCTCGGgagatatttgtatttttagagCAAGCTAGCCTTTTTCCGTTGACAGCAAGATTTCAGAAATAATACATGTTGTGCCGACCACacttaacgtgggataaggacaagagAAATGGTGGTAGATAAGAAATACTATGaccattttaaatacttgttttaACGGCTAAGGTGGTTGCCAAGCTACTACCAATGCGTCGAGTGGTCGTAGGTTCGGATTCCACACGTAACAggtatttttgcgatccacaaatagttgtttcggctCTGGTTGTTCTTTGCGTccgttttgtatgtttgtaaaagtccccgcgacacaatgtataaaaataaataactattaactttaaaaagttaatgaacaatgttttgaattttaactaaaaaccAGGATCTCCATGTTTCGACTTCAAATGTGCTTTCATGCTGCATTTCTGTACAAACGCCTGTCCACAATGTTCACACTTAAACCTCTTCTCATCGTTATGAATTCTCATATGTTCTCTCAACGTTTTCTTCCTTCCGTAACACTTTAAACACACATCGCATTGAAACTCCCTCGTCCCAGAATGAGTTACTTCATGACTCGACAAACTTTTCTTAGTAAAAAACGCTTTATCACATTCTAAACATTTAAATCGTCGTTCGAGCAAATGATCCCTCCTTGTGTGACTCCTAAAATGATTAGCATTGTTAAATATCTTGTCGCAAGCATTGCACTTGTATACAGTCGGCTTAGTACCATGTTTTTCTTCCATATGACtgtatttatacttaatattatagaaCTTTTCATTGCAATACGgacatttgtaaatataatgtgCATGTATATGAACTGTTCTTTCGTGACTATTCTTTGTTCTAGTTGTTTTGAAGACTTTAGGGCAAAATTGGCATTGAAAAGACCCTAATTTATGCGCCATTTTATGGTTAGTAATCCCATGATTGTTTATAAAACCAGCGTCACACACGTCGCAGATATAATTTCTGTAATGTACATGCATATGTTCTAACAACGCTTTGAACTTGTTAAAGACGTTTGAGCACATGTAACACCTAAGTACTTCTGTATCAAATTTGAAAGGTATTATATGATTAGGAATGTCCATATATATGTTTTTCTTGTGTTCTTGCTTCAAATGCTGCATTACTTGTTCTAAAGTATCAATAGGTGAATTGCAAATCTTGCAAATTAGATTTGTGATATCCAATTTGACCGCGTAGTCGGCGAATTTGACTCCCATGAATTCTGCTTTGGTCAAATCTTTGTGAGTGTCTGTCGTATgcttttttaatgtatttgctTCGGGAAATTGTTCTTCACAGTAGCAGCAATTGTAACCAAGACCCCGGTACCTTCTAATAGGTGTAGCGTTAGTGTGTCTCaaaatttctttgatatttataagatgtttttcatttttcttCCACCGGACGAGTTTGGGGTTTGGTTTCTCGGTTCCATCTTTCACTGCGATGACTTTAGCTTTCTTTTTTCTAGTTTTGCTCTCATTTTTCTCTCTCTTGATCGTAACAGGCACTTCACctataaagaaaatttgtttttgtaatttttgaaggTTTTTTTGGTCACTGGAAATCAGTTTCAGGTGTAAAAATTAGAATTACGTGTTGTAAAAATGGTtcaaaacaagtatttttacgGGGTTTTAAAATTTTGGATAGCTGTTTAGTATATACATAAAACCACGACTTTTTGCCATTGCTATagacagagactaaagaacgtaGGACGTAAAGTTGATATGAAAATTCtatcctaagtcacaaaccacgcggacgaagacgggagcagaagctagttatacatataaCTTAAGACTACGTAAATGAAACACAtataatttcttatattttaattatataacattaataatacatacatacaacgacGTCTTTTTCCCTTAGGAAAaaggcagagacaaaagaacgtcacttggtacgatccttacaaacttcccttgcttcattcattcatacatgttgtcatacaggaccgccagttacgaaTAACATATTTACACAATATCTTTTTCATCATCATTTAATCATGAATCTTCATATGCTGGTTCAAAGTTCTTGCTTTACTAAAACTCTTAGAGCACAAATTACATCGAAAAGTCTTCTTAAAACTGCCAACATTATGCTTCAGTAAATGGCTTTTCAAATTGCAAGCCCAGAAGAAACTCATATCACAAATATCGCACTTATGCTGCCTGTCCATTAAATGATCTTTCTTTATATG
The DNA window shown above is from Anticarsia gemmatalis isolate Benzon Research Colony breed Stoneville strain chromosome 29, ilAntGemm2 primary, whole genome shotgun sequence and carries:
- the LOC142984967 gene encoding uncharacterized protein LOC142984967, whose translation is MQQQTAKLNTRDDKECLQESQMSTLFYYKFKERKPFGRKTWFESANAEMSGEVPVTIKREKNESKTRKKKAKVIAVKDGTEKPNPKLVRWKKNEKHLINIKEILRHTNATPIRRYRGLGYNCCYCEEQFPEANTLKKHTTDTHKDLTKAEFMGVKFADYAVKLDITNLICKICNSPIDTLEQVMQHLKQEHKKNIYMDIPNHIIPFKFDTEVLRCYMCSNVFNKFKALLEHMHVHYRNYICDVCDAGFINNHGITNHKMAHKLGSFQCQFCPKVFKTTRTKNSHERTVHIHAHYIYKCPYCNEKFYNIKYKYSHMEEKHGTKPTVYKCNACDKIFNNANHFRSHTRRDHLLERRFKCLECDKAFFTKKSLSSHEVTHSGTREFQCDVCLKCYGRKKTLREHMRIHNDEKRFKCEHCGQAFVQKCSMKAHLKSKHGDPGF